Part of the Devosia sp. SL43 genome, CCACGGCAGCGCCAAGGCTTGCCGTTCAAGCCGCTGGCGACGGAGCGTAGCGCCATCGGCCAAGCCCCGCGCCGCCAAATGGGCGGGCCAGTAGTCGAGGGCGATATCGAGAAAACTCAGCGTCTGTTGCCAATAGGCGCCGAGATCGCCCGCCAGATCGGGGACGATGGCGCGGATATCGTCCGCGTTGCGCTCTTCAGTCAGCAGGTCATCGATCAACGAACCGAGCGATTCGGCCATGGAGAGAATTTCCGCCGCCGTCGGCGGGGTCGAGAAAGCGCGGCGCCCGGCCGGAGTGGTGGCCCATTTGTCCACGAGGCTCGACAGCGCCAACCGCCGCTCCAGCGCTGTCGCCGGTTTGCTCAGACTCGGCGTCTCGAATGGCGGCAGAAACGGCTCCTCGTCTTCGGCCTCGCCGCCGAAGGTGCGCAGGTCCGGCAGTAGCCCAAACCCGCGCCGGGAAAACGCATCGGCCAGTGCCAGTTTGGCGCGGCGGGTGGGGAGGATGATGGTCGTATCGGCCAGCCAGAACGGGCTGGACCGATCTGCGCCTTTCAGGAGCGTCCCATCGATCACCTTTTCGGCCAGAGTGGGGATGAATTTCGAATGGGGCGCGATGGAAAACAGCGTCATGCCGAGAGCCGCTTTTCCGCCTCTGCCAACGCTTGGGGATCACCGACATGAAACCACGGCGCATCCAGCGCAACGCCGAACAGCGTCTCGCGTTCGAGGCATTTTTCGAACAAATCATTGAGCGAAAAGGCGCCGTCGGGGGTACCCTCGAACAGCGACTTGCCCAGCAGCGCAACACCGCCATAGATGACCGGCGCGCCATAGTCGCGCGTCACAACGCCTTGCGGCGACAGGCAAAAATCGTGGCTGCGGGCAAAGCCGGTGGCGTCGCGCGGATGGACGCAGAGCAGCACCATTTCGGCTTCGTCACGATAGCGCGCGATCATTCGCCCGATCGGCGCATCGCTGCCTGCCGGCCAGAAGGCGTCAGTGTTCATCACCAGAATGGGATCGGAATGCAGCATCGGCAGAGCCCGCTTCACGCCGCCACCGGTGCCAAGCAATTCATCCTCGCGACTGACCTTCAGCAACCCGCCGAAATGGGCGAGAATCTGGTCGGCCCGATAATGGGCATTGGCCACAAACCGTTGCGCGCCCTCGGCTTTTGCGTTGCCCATGATGCGCTCGATCAGCGGCACCCCAGCTACCGGCACCAGCGGTTTCGGGATCGTGTCCGTGATCGGCCGTAGCCGCGTGCCGAGGCCGGCCGCGAGCAGCATCACATCTGGGAATCGGGCGGGTTCGGTCATGGGCGGATAAGACCGAGGTGGGGGCGGGATGTCCAGTGCCCGACCTCGTGGTTCGAGGCTCGCAAGGGCTCGCACCGCACCATGAGGTCTTCGAGAGTGTCGCGCTCCCAGCAGCCCTCAGGGTGAGGCGGGAGCGCCGCGACCCTCGAACCACGAGGGAGTGGCACTAGGTCCGCAGCACGCCACCACTCGTCTTGGTCACGGCCGCAACCACGGCAGCGGAAATCTTGTCGATGTCCTCATCCGTCAGCGTCTTGCTGGTCGGCTGGATGGTCACTTCGATGGCGACCGACTTCTTGCCCTCGCCAACGTGAACGCCCTCGAACACGTCGAACACGTTGACGTCCTTGATCAGCGCCTTGTCGGCGCCGCGTGCCGCCTTGAGGATGGCGCCGGCGGTGACCGCTTTGTCGACGACGAAGGCGAAGTCGCGGCTGAGTGGCATCAGCGCCGACAGATCGAGCGCCGGCTTGGTGCGCGTGGCTTTCTTGCGCGGCTCGGGCAGGGCGTCGAGATCGAGTTCGAACGCTGCGACCGGCCCGTCAATATCGAGGTCCGCCGCCCAGGCCGGGTGCAGCTCACCGAACCAGCCTAGCGTTTTGGGACCCTGCGCAATACGGCCACCACGGCCGGGATGCGACCAGGCGGCCGGCTCGGCAAAGAGCTGCACCTTGTCAATATCGTAGCCCAGCGCGTCGAGCACGGCGGCAAGGTCGGCCTTGGCGTCGAACACACCGACGGCTTCCGGCTTGCCCGACCAGTGACGGCCGGCGCCGCCGAGTTTGGCCGTGCCGGTGCGGATGCCGGTCGCATAGGTGTGTTGGCCCTCAGGGGCGTCGCTGAGGAAGACCTGGCCGAC contains:
- a CDS encoding nucleotidyltransferase family protein, whose protein sequence is MTEPARFPDVMLLAAGLGTRLRPITDTIPKPLVPVAGVPLIERIMGNAKAEGAQRFVANAHYRADQILAHFGGLLKVSREDELLGTGGGVKRALPMLHSDPILVMNTDAFWPAGSDAPIGRMIARYRDEAEMVLLCVHPRDATGFARSHDFCLSPQGVVTRDYGAPVIYGGVALLGKSLFEGTPDGAFSLNDLFEKCLERETLFGVALDAPWFHVGDPQALAEAEKRLSA